One window from the genome of Rhodobacteraceae bacterium S2214 encodes:
- a CDS encoding Trm112 family protein, giving the protein MNADTFDPKMLEALVCPETRNALKYDAEKQELVSENAGLAFPIRGGIPVMLVDEARVLG; this is encoded by the coding sequence ATGAACGCCGACACTTTTGACCCGAAAATGCTTGAAGCGCTGGTTTGTCCCGAAACCCGCAATGCGTTGAAATACGACGCGGAAAAGCAGGAACTGGTGTCCGAGAACGCGGGCCTCGCGTTCCCGATCCGTGGCGGCATTCCCGTAATGCTTGTCGATGAGGCGCGTGTGCTCGGCTAA
- a CDS encoding UbiH/UbiF/VisC/COQ6 family ubiquinone biosynthesis hydroxylase: MDNPVQTPISRPMSNDLIIVGGGLNGPALALAAAKAGFSVTIIDALPEDTRKDRDFDGRSYALALTSMRLLRQIGVWEQVADHAEPMLEIKVTDGRAGEGPSPWMMHFDHAEIEEGPMGYLVEDRHLRRAFLDAIAAQPLITQMSGETVVSQTVKPNGVEVTLASGGTMSGKVLIGSDGRRSGTAERSGIGRTAWGYDQTAIVCAVAHEKPHGGIAHQFFMPNGPLAILPLTENRSSIVWSEVTSRANMIAGLDDAGFLDALRPAFGSFLGEISLVGQRFTYPLGLSLADSFIADRVALVGDAAHGVHPIAGQGLNAGLRDVAALAQVLKEARARGEDIGGAQTLSRYQQWRRFDTATLAVATDTFNRLFSNDNPLLRAARDLGMGLVNKAPNLRRSFMREAAGLTGDLPDLMKR; the protein is encoded by the coding sequence ATGGACAATCCCGTGCAGACCCCCATATCTAGGCCCATGAGCAATGATTTGATTATCGTAGGTGGCGGCCTGAACGGTCCGGCCTTGGCGTTGGCAGCAGCGAAAGCAGGGTTTTCGGTCACGATTATTGACGCCCTGCCCGAAGATACACGCAAAGACCGTGATTTTGACGGGCGATCCTATGCGCTGGCGCTGACGTCGATGCGACTGTTGCGGCAGATTGGCGTCTGGGAACAGGTCGCTGATCATGCGGAACCCATGCTCGAGATTAAAGTGACCGATGGCCGCGCAGGTGAAGGTCCGTCGCCTTGGATGATGCACTTTGACCATGCTGAAATTGAAGAAGGGCCGATGGGGTATCTTGTCGAAGATCGGCACCTGCGGCGGGCGTTTTTGGATGCCATAGCCGCGCAGCCATTGATTACGCAAATGTCGGGCGAAACCGTTGTAAGTCAAACGGTTAAACCGAACGGGGTAGAGGTGACGCTGGCGTCCGGCGGCACGATGTCCGGCAAGGTTCTGATCGGATCCGATGGACGCCGTAGCGGCACTGCTGAACGTTCTGGTATCGGGCGAACGGCGTGGGGGTATGACCAAACTGCGATTGTTTGCGCCGTCGCTCATGAAAAACCGCACGGCGGCATCGCGCACCAATTCTTTATGCCCAATGGGCCGCTCGCAATTCTGCCACTGACCGAAAACCGGTCATCTATTGTTTGGTCAGAAGTAACCAGTCGCGCGAACATGATTGCGGGGCTTGATGATGCGGGTTTCTTGGATGCGCTACGGCCCGCCTTTGGCAGTTTCCTTGGCGAGATTTCATTGGTCGGGCAAAGGTTCACCTATCCGCTTGGTCTATCGCTTGCTGACAGTTTTATCGCAGACCGCGTTGCGCTGGTCGGCGATGCGGCACACGGTGTCCACCCGATTGCGGGCCAAGGCCTGAATGCAGGATTGCGTGACGTCGCGGCCCTAGCACAAGTGCTGAAGGAAGCCCGCGCGCGGGGCGAGGACATCGGTGGCGCACAAACGCTGTCGCGTTACCAACAATGGCGTCGGTTCGATACGGCGACGCTTGCGGTTGCGACAGACACATTCAACCGTTTGTTTTCCAACGATAACCCCCTACTGCGAGCAGCGCGCGATTTGGGGATGGGTCTGGTCAACAAGGCGCCGAACCTGCGCCGATCATTTATGCGCGAAGCGGCAGGCCTGACCGGTGATCTTCCCGACCTCATGAAACGTTAG
- a CDS encoding amidase, with protein MQDWLWMTAADLGRGIADGMIDPVALTETYLTAIDGHPLRDRIYARVSHDRARAEARAAATRAASGLRRSPLDGVPVSWKDLFDTAGLGTEAGTKLMAGRVPDADAEVLQNATAAGLVCLGKTHMSEIAFSGLGLNPMTATPPCKNDAEAVPGGSSSGAAASVAFGLAAAGIGSDTGGSVRIPSAWNDLVGLKTSHGLLSLKGVVPLCQTFDTVGPLCRSVEDANLLFGLLGGTKSADLGAASLAGLNVAILDTIAMDGVRDAPLQAFENAVALLEAQGVNVTHANFPQLAQAFDVAGNLYAGDSYGWWRDKVEAAPEKMFPQILERVRGGQHVSAADYVSGWNLLRQVRDTFTAAFAGFDAVIMPTAPILPPNADRLLTDDAYYKTENLLALRNTRIANLLDLTSLTLPTGTPSCGIMFNTPKHAEARLLRIGAAAEAALRAGQDTKDTIA; from the coding sequence ATGCAAGACTGGCTATGGATGACCGCCGCTGATTTGGGGCGCGGGATTGCGGATGGGATGATTGATCCCGTTGCGTTGACCGAAACCTATCTGACCGCCATCGACGGGCATCCGTTACGCGACCGCATTTACGCGCGGGTCAGCCACGATCGGGCGCGGGCAGAGGCGCGGGCAGCTGCAACACGTGCCGCCAGTGGGTTGCGCAGATCGCCATTGGACGGTGTGCCTGTGTCGTGGAAAGATTTGTTCGACACCGCGGGCTTAGGAACTGAAGCTGGGACCAAGCTAATGGCGGGCAGGGTCCCTGATGCCGACGCTGAAGTCTTGCAAAACGCTACTGCCGCTGGCCTCGTTTGCCTCGGCAAGACCCACATGTCTGAAATCGCATTTTCCGGCTTGGGCCTGAACCCGATGACCGCAACACCGCCCTGCAAAAACGATGCAGAGGCGGTGCCGGGCGGGTCGTCTAGCGGGGCTGCCGCGTCGGTCGCATTTGGGCTGGCAGCGGCTGGCATTGGATCGGATACGGGCGGGTCGGTGCGCATCCCGTCGGCATGGAACGATTTGGTCGGGTTGAAGACAAGCCACGGATTGCTAAGCCTTAAAGGCGTCGTGCCGCTGTGTCAGACTTTTGATACGGTCGGGCCATTGTGCCGGTCTGTTGAAGACGCGAACCTTCTGTTTGGTCTGCTCGGCGGTACCAAGTCCGCTGATCTTGGCGCGGCATCTTTGGCGGGCCTGAATGTCGCGATCTTGGATACCATCGCGATGGACGGCGTACGTGATGCCCCGCTACAGGCTTTTGAAAACGCTGTCGCCCTATTGGAAGCACAGGGTGTAAACGTCACCCACGCAAATTTCCCACAACTGGCACAAGCCTTTGATGTCGCTGGAAACCTGTACGCGGGTGACAGTTACGGCTGGTGGCGTGACAAAGTCGAAGCAGCACCAGAAAAAATGTTCCCGCAAATCCTTGAACGGGTACGTGGGGGGCAGCACGTTTCTGCGGCTGATTACGTCAGCGGATGGAATTTGCTGCGACAGGTGCGCGACACCTTCACCGCCGCGTTCGCAGGGTTCGACGCCGTGATCATGCCAACGGCCCCGATATTGCCGCCAAATGCGGATCGGCTTTTGACCGATGACGCCTACTACAAAACCGAAAACCTGCTGGCATTGCGCAATACACGCATCGCGAACTTGTTAGACCTCACGTCGTTGACCCTGCCGACAGGGACACCGTCCTGCGGGATCATGTTCAACACACCAAAACACGCCGAAGCGCGCCTATTGCGTATCGGTGCTGCAGCAGAGGCGGCATTACGCGCAGGACAGGACACAAAAGACACAATCGCCTAA
- a CDS encoding aminotransferase class I/II-fold pyridoxal phosphate-dependent enzyme, protein MVYPERFSSLPEATWPRLRGLLDHRTPGGEVINMTIGEPQHAFPDFVGPLLAKHMGDFRKYPNNNGTVALLDAITLWLDKRYNVSVTPDNILNLNGTREGLFNAAIALGPETKNGKRPVVLSPNPFYPAYSAAANAIGAEAIFVPATDETGHLPDYTAMPEDVLERTTLAYICSPANPQGAVADEAYWTKLIALAEKYDFKIFADECYSEIYRDTPPVGALEMAQRLGCDPDRVMIFHSLSKRSNLAGLRSGFCAGGLESIRRVRQLRAYAGTPSPEPLQAVAAAAWLDENHVIENRALYQQKYKAADQIMGDVPGYKSPDAGFFLWLPVENGEAAAVKLWEETGVRTLPGAYLARDFNGVNPADKFLRVAMVAPTQEMQRGLTILRDCLYD, encoded by the coding sequence ATGGTATACCCTGAGCGGTTTTCTTCCCTTCCGGAAGCGACGTGGCCCCGTTTGCGTGGGCTACTCGATCATCGGACACCCGGTGGCGAGGTCATTAATATGACCATCGGCGAACCACAGCACGCGTTCCCTGATTTCGTTGGCCCATTGCTGGCAAAGCATATGGGCGATTTTCGTAAGTATCCGAATAATAACGGAACTGTGGCCCTGTTGGACGCGATCACACTGTGGTTGGACAAGCGATACAATGTATCTGTGACGCCAGACAATATCCTGAACCTGAACGGCACCCGTGAAGGATTGTTCAACGCGGCCATCGCCCTTGGGCCAGAGACGAAGAACGGCAAACGGCCTGTGGTTTTGTCGCCGAACCCGTTTTATCCGGCCTATTCTGCTGCTGCGAATGCGATTGGGGCCGAAGCGATTTTTGTGCCTGCGACGGATGAAACTGGGCATTTGCCGGATTACACGGCCATGCCAGAGGACGTGTTGGAACGCACAACGCTTGCCTACATTTGCTCGCCAGCGAACCCGCAGGGCGCTGTAGCTGACGAAGCGTATTGGACAAAACTGATCGCCTTGGCGGAAAAGTATGATTTCAAAATCTTCGCAGATGAATGCTATTCCGAAATCTACCGTGACACGCCGCCTGTCGGTGCGTTGGAAATGGCGCAGCGTTTGGGGTGCGACCCTGACCGCGTGATGATCTTCCATTCGCTGTCGAAACGGTCGAACCTTGCTGGTTTGCGGTCAGGTTTCTGCGCAGGTGGTCTTGAGAGCATTCGCCGTGTGCGCCAATTGCGCGCCTATGCGGGCACGCCGTCGCCTGAACCGTTGCAGGCCGTGGCAGCTGCCGCGTGGCTGGACGAAAACCACGTGATCGAAAACCGCGCCCTTTACCAACAAAAATACAAAGCCGCCGACCAAATCATGGGCGATGTGCCGGGCTACAAATCACCAGACGCCGGTTTTTTCCTGTGGTTGCCCGTTGAGAACGGCGAAGCCGCAGCGGTGAAGCTGTGGGAAGAAACAGGTGTGCGCACGTTGCCGGGGGCCTATTTGGCCCGCGATTTCAACGGCGTGAACCCAGCAGACAAATTTTTACGGGTCGCCATGGTGGCCCCAACACAAGAAATGCAGCGCGGTCTGACGATCCTCCGCGACTGTCTCTACGACTGA
- a CDS encoding DNA translocase FtsK 4TM domain-containing protein produces MASYQARKRDPLLDSNTQAVIEKRSKELLGFALIGVGLLFAAMIYSFSPNDPSWISATDAPVQNWLGQSGASAAATLMMIVGKGAWMIPLALVAWGLRFALHYGHERAMSRAIFAPIAVVVASLYAATLVPSVNWPPNFGLGGLFGDTVLGVTLQILIPLGAPFALKLLSLILAVCMIVVTLFTLGFTKEEIRTGIRFMFLGVVMAYALLLRVLGRGAAASANAANGLGQTIAAKREQSRLNREAAALAAAEEAEAAALIPDPIMPVPAAEMKKRATAVVRANPAMPVETARKMPPMPGSQVEEPAVAAPVEEPVLTAPTREPAPQSTGFLAGLLKRNAPEPVVEEAPAAPEDRVSARIADAVRSRKGPAPVTDLGARIEPSLTKGRGPQPMILDTTPRGLPPLPEDVPMVEAGFMDAPVDDPVIEEIAEIEAPMEVAAPVRPVLQRNFAPVQEPVAEPEVQRVEIPEQAPKKVVQHPLKRETLPSKQALRESQPALPLEENKYADFEMPPLNLLRGPETIERYVLSDEALEENARMLESVLDDYGVKGEIVSVRPGPVVTMYELEPAPGLKASRVIGLADDIARSMSALSARVSTVPGRSVIGIELPNEKREMVVLREMLSARDFGDSSMKLPLALGKDIGGEPIIANLAKMPHLLIAGTTGSGKSVAINTMILSLLYKLSPEDCRMIMIDPKMLELSVYDGIPHLLSPVVTDPKKAVVALKWVVGEMEERYRKMSKMGVRNIDGYNGRVREALGKDEMFSRTVQTGFDDETGDPVFETEEFKPEVLPYIVVVVDEMADLMMVAGKEIEACIQRLAQMARASGIHLIMATQRPSVDVITGTIKANFPTRISFQVTSKIDSRTILGEMGAEQLLGMGDMLYMAGGGKISRIHGPFCSDEEVEEIVNHLKGFGPPEYMSGVVEGPEDGKSSDIDLVLGLGDGSDTENALYDTAVAIVIKDRKCSTSYIQRKLAIGYNKAARLVEQMEDEGVVSSANHVGKREILVPEQH; encoded by the coding sequence ATGGCATCTTATCAGGCACGCAAGCGCGATCCACTTTTGGACAGCAATACACAGGCGGTGATCGAAAAACGCAGCAAGGAATTGCTGGGTTTTGCGTTGATCGGCGTTGGTTTGTTGTTCGCGGCGATGATCTACAGCTTTTCGCCAAACGATCCATCATGGATTTCCGCAACTGACGCACCTGTGCAGAACTGGTTGGGTCAATCCGGCGCGTCCGCCGCTGCAACCTTGATGATGATCGTGGGCAAGGGCGCATGGATGATCCCGCTCGCGTTGGTCGCGTGGGGCCTGCGTTTTGCGCTGCACTACGGCCATGAACGCGCGATGAGCCGCGCGATTTTCGCGCCCATCGCTGTTGTGGTTGCGTCCCTTTATGCCGCGACATTGGTGCCAAGCGTGAACTGGCCACCGAACTTTGGCCTTGGTGGCCTGTTCGGTGACACTGTTCTTGGCGTGACGCTGCAAATCCTGATCCCTCTGGGTGCGCCGTTTGCGTTGAAATTGCTGTCACTTATTTTGGCGGTCTGCATGATTGTGGTGACGTTGTTCACCTTGGGTTTCACCAAAGAAGAAATTCGCACAGGCATCCGCTTTATGTTCTTGGGAGTAGTAATGGCCTACGCGCTGTTGCTACGCGTGCTTGGCAGAGGTGCCGCCGCCTCTGCCAATGCCGCAAATGGCTTGGGCCAAACGATTGCTGCAAAGCGCGAACAATCGCGTTTGAACCGTGAAGCAGCAGCGCTAGCCGCAGCCGAAGAAGCCGAAGCCGCTGCCTTGATCCCCGATCCGATCATGCCGGTTCCAGCCGCTGAAATGAAGAAACGTGCAACAGCCGTCGTGCGCGCAAACCCAGCGATGCCTGTGGAAACAGCGCGCAAAATGCCGCCGATGCCGGGGTCCCAGGTCGAAGAACCCGCTGTTGCGGCGCCTGTCGAAGAACCTGTTCTCACGGCGCCAACACGCGAACCAGCCCCGCAATCGACCGGTTTCTTGGCTGGTTTGCTCAAGCGCAACGCGCCTGAACCCGTTGTTGAAGAAGCACCAGCAGCGCCTGAAGATCGTGTATCCGCACGGATCGCTGACGCTGTTCGGTCCCGCAAAGGTCCAGCACCCGTCACCGATTTAGGTGCACGGATTGAACCATCACTGACCAAAGGGCGCGGCCCACAGCCGATGATTTTGGACACTACGCCACGCGGTCTGCCGCCATTGCCGGAAGACGTGCCAATGGTCGAGGCGGGCTTTATGGACGCGCCTGTCGATGATCCCGTGATCGAAGAGATCGCAGAAATCGAAGCACCGATGGAGGTCGCGGCACCCGTCCGGCCCGTTTTGCAGCGCAATTTTGCACCCGTGCAAGAACCAGTCGCTGAACCAGAGGTCCAGCGTGTCGAAATTCCGGAACAGGCCCCGAAGAAGGTCGTGCAGCACCCGTTGAAACGCGAAACACTACCGTCCAAGCAAGCCTTGCGCGAAAGCCAGCCTGCGCTGCCGCTGGAAGAAAACAAATACGCTGATTTCGAAATGCCGCCGCTGAACCTGCTGCGCGGGCCAGAGACGATCGAACGCTATGTTCTGTCCGACGAAGCGCTGGAAGAAAACGCGCGGATGCTGGAATCCGTGCTCGACGACTACGGCGTCAAAGGCGAAATCGTGTCTGTGCGTCCGGGCCCGGTTGTGACGATGTACGAACTCGAACCAGCACCCGGTTTGAAAGCATCCCGCGTGATCGGCCTCGCCGACGATATCGCACGGTCCATGTCCGCGCTGTCCGCACGTGTGTCCACAGTGCCGGGCCGGTCTGTGATCGGGATCGAATTGCCGAACGAAAAACGCGAAATGGTTGTGCTGCGCGAAATGCTGTCAGCGCGTGATTTTGGCGATAGCAGCATGAAACTGCCGCTGGCGCTCGGTAAGGACATCGGTGGTGAGCCAATCATCGCAAACCTTGCGAAGATGCCGCACCTTTTGATCGCGGGGACAACCGGTTCCGGTAAATCCGTGGCGATCAACACGATGATCCTGTCGTTGCTGTATAAGCTCAGCCCCGAAGATTGCCGGATGATCATGATCGATCCGAAAATGCTCGAACTGTCGGTTTACGACGGCATTCCGCATCTGCTGTCCCCAGTTGTGACTGACCCGAAAAAGGCCGTTGTTGCGCTGAAATGGGTCGTGGGCGAGATGGAAGAACGGTACCGCAAAATGTCCAAAATGGGCGTGCGGAACATCGACGGCTATAACGGGCGTGTGCGCGAAGCACTTGGTAAGGACGAAATGTTCAGCCGCACCGTGCAAACTGGTTTCGACGATGAAACCGGCGATCCGGTCTTCGAGACAGAAGAGTTCAAGCCAGAGGTGCTGCCATACATCGTCGTCGTTGTGGACGAGATGGCCGACCTGATGATGGTCGCCGGCAAAGAAATCGAAGCCTGCATTCAGCGTCTGGCGCAGATGGCGCGTGCATCGGGTATTCACCTGATCATGGCGACACAGCGTCCGTCCGTTGACGTCATCACCGGTACGATCAAGGCCAACTTCCCGACGCGGATTTCCTTCCAGGTCACGTCGAAAATCGACAGCCGCACCATCCTTGGTGAAATGGGTGCCGAACAACTGCTGGGCATGGGTGACATGCTTTATATGGCGGGTGGCGGTAAAATTTCCCGTATCCACGGGCCGTTCTGTTCGGACGAGGAAGTCGAAGAAATCGTGAACCACCTGAAAGGCTTCGGTCCACCAGAATATATGTCTGGTGTTGTTGAAGGCCCAGAAGACGGCAAGAGCAGTGACATCGATCTGGTGCTTGGCCTTGGCGACGGGTCCGATACGGAA